The sequence GACCTCCAGCGCTGTAACATAGAAGAAAAGGCTTTTAGCATAGGCCATCATATCaccaattttttataaatgggTATACCTTTGGTATAATTGTGGAGTGGTGTCTTAAAATCTCTCATAACTTGTTTTTAGTGAATATAAGATACAATTTTTGACCTAACTTCCCCTTTAACTTTACTTTTATCGTACATTTGAGAAATTTGATTGAAATACTTAAAATTtctaaattattataaaactgCTAAAAATGTGGCCTTATAACTAGAACCACCATTTGATGGAAAAGAAAGACACTGTGATGTAAACGTGCCGTTCCTTTCCAACGATTGAAAGACGTAATCAGGTGTACCGGACAGAATGGctgagtgtgtgtgttggtGAGGACCCAGCCCATTTTGTGCAGAGTGCATGACACCCGGGAACCTGATAAGAAGTCGCCCATTAAGCCAGCGATTGTAAACAAGCTCTGGACCCAGCTCAGCTCCGGTCCATCTCGTCCCGTCCGGAGACAATCTGGAGCAGCGAAATGGGAGGCCCAAAAGAAACTCATTCCTGGCATAGGTCGGAAGCGTAGCTCCATCACGAAGCAATTTCATTCACGTGACTCCACATTTCAGTGTCAGGTTCAGTCTCCACTGGGCGACCACAGCCTCGTTATAACGCCTCCAGTATTGACCCTTTTGCCAGACACTCGAAAGGGTCAAAAACGCGTAACGAACCTCGCTGATAAGGCCCGCCATTATTATTgaatttgttttctaactCAAAGCCCAGACTTCGGTTGGTCCAACACATCACATCTCGActcgattcgattcgattcgcCTCCCTACATCCCTCCCCCTCTGTATGTTTTGCACTGATAAGATTGAAAGCCTAGCGGAGATCAAGATGAACCGAAATATAGGTATGTCACATAGTTGGATCGGTAATGGGATGGGGGACTGGGTGGCGGCTGTCGGGCGGCTTATCTTcaatgcaaattgtgggcctGAGGATCGAACTGGGTTACTTGGGGATTTTCGGGAGTGCGAAGAACATGGAAATTGGCCCTGTTCGAGCTTTGGGTCCCCAATCCCAGAGAGAGTTGATAAGCGTGCTTACGAAACCATCGGAAATTTCGTATTATTTGATCTCATGACTGTTCAAAACTTTCCTTTGTTTGAATTTGACTTATTTTTCTATTAGCGAAGCCCTATTTCCGGATTAAACTGTGCACCTAGGTTGATTAATGAAATGTGGCTCTGTGTTTGTATTagatcataaaaaatataggATCTTCAACTAActatttaaaaatgattacTCGAAATACTTTTAAAGAAGTTTGATTATATAATGGATCTGTTTAGTTCGTTCTAAAGCAGTCGTTTTAATTTGTACTTTATAATTTCATTACGTAAGCCATAAACacacttttatattttttagcaTATACTTTTTAAACAGCACtgtttgatattattattattatccaaCTCACCTGGCCCTGCGTTCCAGCTCATCGGTTTTCGCATTCCGGATGAGCACAAATGGCAACCGATTGGATACCACGATGAGACTCGCCTTGGTGGAGGGCTCCCCGGCATTGGTAACGATGATCTCCGTGTCGGGCATTGTGATCTTTGGTAAATTGGCTATAGAGAACTTGTACGAATCTTCTCTTGCAATCAAATATTAGCACATAATTTTTGGCCAGAACCGATGCGAATGCTCGCGAATGTGGATTTTGGACAACCGTCTGCTTTGAAACCAGGCTTATCAATGGTTCTTCCGAGGAGAGAGCGACCGTTTGCCAAATCCAATTCTATGTGCGGTGATCGAAGATTGAAGATTGCAGAGCAACTGGCCGAACCGAAGCCTCTGACTGTCTTCTTATCGATGCTTCTCCCAAATGCAATTCTACGTGGAAATGGTATTCGGTTTTCCTGGCAGCGGTTTTGAGTTTGCGGGTTTGTGGGTTTGTTGGTCTGTTGGTCGCGAGAGCCAGCAGCTCCGTACCCTGCCGAAAATAGACAAGCACTAAGCCAACTAGCCGCTCAAGTCGCACTTTTCTGCTAAAAATGAATGCCTCCCAGACAATCCCCTGCCCCTTCCCCATCTTGGGTTCCACAGTCCACTCTCCGGCTTATCAGAAAATCGTCCAGCTTTTGCTGCTTCTCCAGCTGATTACGTTTTTCCAACGACGGATGTGTGAGAAGCGAAACCTGACGGAGGAGAATTGCTGTCCGATTCTCCGTTGGTTGCTCCTGTCATGGGTTGTCAACTGACCAACTGGACATTGTCATCCTTGGAAAGGGGTTGGGGTGGCCATGGTGATCTGATCTGATTTGATCTTTGGGAGCCACAGTTTACACATCGCAGCTAGTTTTCTAGAATTAACTGGCCGCGCCTGGTATATTATCAGCTCGGGAACATTTCACGGCAACGGCGGCCAGAGCCTCCTCCCCCCAAACACCAACCATACCCATCCTCATCCCCACCCCACCTCAACGATGTTGTCTCTCAAAGCGATAAGTCAACAAATCGATGCTGTTGTTTACGCTCCGGGTTCTGCCTTATAAAGAACATCCGAATTGTACACAGATGATTTCTATTTTCGGTTCTCTATCGAAGTTGTCTGCAAACTAGACAGTTTTCTGCAAATCTAACCTTGTGGTGACCGTTGTATCCATATCTATATCCCAGGGGTTCATTACCGGGCGAATAGTTTTATTTAGAGCCGGTATTTACTTAGAGCCAGGAAAGATAAGTATAAGACTGATAGGAGAGTTGCAAACGCTATCTAGTGCATTTTAGTATCGGATTTACATCGGAGTGGTGCAAGGGATTACGCCTGGCCagctaatatatatattataaaatggAAAACTTGGCTGAACTTGAACGCTTGATCATGTTTGGCATTCATGGGCTTATCACGATGCCCGTCTGGCGTTTTACGTGATTCTTGATAGTTGTCGTTGCTTTAGCCGGAATCTGCAATAACATTTTCGCATCGGGAGCACAAATTAGTCAGCTCCGCTGATCCATAAGTTGCACCGGTGCAGCAATGCGATGCGATCCGATCTGGTGATTGTGAGATAACCCGGCCGAAGGTCGCTCTATTACGGTTGGAATATTTATAGTTGCGGGATGTGGCTATTAAGCCGCAGACGTCTATAGTTTGACGTGATTAAACTGACGCAGGAGAAAATGTTTCGTGATGCAAGCAATTTGTTTAGAAAACAAACCCGTTTTAACGGTCGATAAGGCGGCCAGGCTGCCAGACAGCTCAAATAGCTAATTGGTGATAGCTAAAGATCGATAGTAGGCCGGTGTCAGCTCTATCCCatagtgtgaccgtatattcCCGCATTTGTTTACTATTTGTTTACAGCCATTATGGATCCTTCTATTATTGAGTTTATTGGCGAAAAGTGCATGATCAGCATTATACCGAACTTTTCCAACGAACCCCTGCATCTTATTTATGGATCTGTGGGTCCCTTCCGGGCGGGTTTTCCCGTCTTTGTGCCGCTGTGGATGGCCACGCATCTGCGCAAGCAACAAAAGTGCCGAATTGTGCCGCCAGAATGGATGGATATGGATATATTGGAGGAAATCAAGGAGGAAGAGAAGCGATCCAAGTATGTATGCTTAGGAATTGCCCTGCGTGAGCACATTTTAACTTCCTGTCACCTGTAGATTCTTCACCAAGATGCCTTGCGAGCATTACATGGTCGTGGCCCAGTTGGTCATGAGCACGGCGCCAGATGACGTCCCGCGTTGCGAGGAGCTGCGCACTGTGATTAAGGACATCTTCGACATACGCGAGTCCAAGCTGCGCACCTCAATCGATGCCTTTATCAAGGGAGAAGGCACCTACGCGAAGCTGGACAACCTGACTCTGCTGGAGATCCACAGTGTGCGGCCCATCCTACCCTATTCCCTGGACCACATTGCTCGATACCAGCGCACGGCCACCGCCTCCCAGAGGGACACCTCCATGCTGAGTGCCTCTATGGCGGGATCCAGTTCGGGACCCAATAGCAACTCTCTGTTTTCCCAGTGATTGTGTCATTGTAGAGCTGGTTCGAGTAAATAGAGATAGTGCTAAGCAAATTATTGGTGGCTTTTGTTTCCTCGCAGAAATAAAACCATTTTCAACTTCTTAAATTATGTATCAAAGCTTACAGAAAAGCTCAAACTATTAAACTAAGATTAAAGAGaattataagaaatattatattttgataaggcaatttgaatttcaataacTTTCATTATCGATATGCAGTTATCTAACAGGACTGCGCTTAGCAGCACAATAACAGTTTCTGCTATCAGTTAATTGCACTCCATCCCTGGTTGTTCCACGAAAGAAAAATAAcaactttttataataaaataaattaatacgAATTATTAGCGATGAGCGAGGCTGCGGTTGGTGTAGAGGCGGAGGAGCGTATGGTGGCCAATAACAAGATTCACTTCACCAAGGAAGTGAAGCAGGTCATCGACAAGGTGAGTCAGTGCAACATATGTAAAACAACTCAATAAAAATCCCCTTAAAAGGTCCTCAAAACGGAGGATCCCATGGATGCGCCGGACTTCAACACCGTGGACTACATCAACCAGCTGTTCCCCAACGAGCAGTCGCTGGCGGGGATCGACGAGACCATTCAGAAGATGCAGTGCGAGGTGTCGCTGATTGATGACAACATCCGATCCGTGGTTCGTGGTCAGACGAACACTGGCCAAGATGGCCAGCTGGCACTCTGCGAGGCCCAGAAGGTTATCAGCTCCCTCTTTAGCCACATCATCGACGTGAAGACCCGGGCGGAGCGCACCGAGGAGATGGTCAAGGAGATAACCCGGGATATCAAGCAGCTAGACTGCGCCAAGCGCAATCTCACCGCTGCAATCACCACCTTGAATCACCTGCACATGCTGGTGGGCGGAATCGAAAGCCTGAACAAGCTGATCGAGCGGCGATCCTATGGCGAAATCCTCAATCCCCTACAGGCCATCACCGAGGTTAACCAGCACTTTCAGCAGTTCTCCGACATTGAGGAAATCAAGGTGAGTTCAGATTGTAAACCAAAATCTATTCCTAAAATAACTGCATTTAATTTCAGAATCTCTCGCAGAGCGTGGACAAAATCCAGGTAACACTGGCGCAGCAAATCACCGAGGATTTCAAGGAGGCGTTTGCCGCTAAGCCTTCGGCACAAAACCAACACCGTTTGGGGCTTAATCAACTGGCCGATGCCTGCAAGGTGATGTCCGTGCTGGATCCCAAAGTGAAGAAGGAGCTGCTCAAGTGGTTTATTGCCCAACAGCTGGAGGAGTACACGCATCTGTTCCACGAGAATCAGGATATTGCCTGGCTGGACAAGATCGACAAGCGGTATGCCTGGCTTAAGCGGCATCTGCTGGACTTCGAGGACAAGTATGGCCCGGTTTTTCCGCTGGACTGGGAAGTCTCCGAGCGCATTACAGTGGAGTTTTGCCGGCAGACACGTGAGCAGCTGGCACAGATTATGTCCAAGCGCACCAACGAGATCGATGTTAGACTACTTTTGTTCGCCATCAACAAGACGCAGGCATTCGAACAGCTCCTCTCGAAACGCTTCACGGGTGTCACACTGGGAGCCAAGCCGACGGAGCAAGCAAGGGTGCTCACTGAGCCATCGTCCACGGACGCACTTGTGGGCGCGACCGTCTTCCACGATCAAATCGGGCAATGCTTCAAGCCGCACTTAGACATCTACATACGCAGCATCGACCGGAATCTCTCGGAGCTGATGGAGAAATTCGTAGAGATGTCTCGGGAACCGTACAAGTTTGCCGAGGCTAAGACGACCGTGTACCCCAGCTCCGGGGATCTTTTCGTCTTTTACAAGAAGTGCATGGTGCAGTGCAACCAACTGAGCAACGAGCAGCCCATGTATGACCTCGCCCTGGTGTTCAAGAAATATCTACGGGAGTACGCCTCCAAAGTGCTCGAGGGCAGTACACCAAAGCTGGTCCCAGCCACTACGGGGAGCTCCATCGGAAAGAGCGTCTCCTTGTTGACGCGCGACATGCAGAATTTGTCTACTGCCGCTGGCCAGGTGTTCCAC is a genomic window of Drosophila suzukii chromosome 2L, CBGP_Dsuzu_IsoJpt1.0, whole genome shotgun sequence containing:
- the Psf2 gene encoding probable DNA replication complex GINS protein PSF2, with protein sequence MDPSIIEFIGEKCMISIIPNFSNEPLHLIYGSVGPFRAGFPVFVPLWMATHLRKQQKCRIVPPEWMDMDILEEIKEEEKRSKFFTKMPCEHYMVVAQLVMSTAPDDVPRCEELRTVIKDIFDIRESKLRTSIDAFIKGEGTYAKLDNLTLLEIHSVRPILPYSLDHIARYQRTATASQRDTSMLSASMAGSSSGPNSNSLFSQ
- the Vps53 gene encoding vacuolar protein sorting-associated protein 53 homolog yields the protein MSEAAVGVEAEERMVANNKIHFTKEVKQVIDKVLKTEDPMDAPDFNTVDYINQLFPNEQSLAGIDETIQKMQCEVSLIDDNIRSVVRGQTNTGQDGQLALCEAQKVISSLFSHIIDVKTRAERTEEMVKEITRDIKQLDCAKRNLTAAITTLNHLHMLVGGIESLNKLIERRSYGEILNPLQAITEVNQHFQQFSDIEEIKNLSQSVDKIQVTLAQQITEDFKEAFAAKPSAQNQHRLGLNQLADACKVMSVLDPKVKKELLKWFIAQQLEEYTHLFHENQDIAWLDKIDKRYAWLKRHLLDFEDKYGPVFPLDWEVSERITVEFCRQTREQLAQIMSKRTNEIDVRLLLFAINKTQAFEQLLSKRFTGVTLGAKPTEQARVLTEPSSTDALVGATVFHDQIGQCFKPHLDIYIRSIDRNLSELMEKFVEMSREPYKFAEAKTTVYPSSGDLFVFYKKCMVQCNQLSNEQPMYDLALVFKKYLREYASKVLEGSTPKLVPATTGSSIGKSVSLLTRDMQNLSTAAGQVFHNFLKEGDTQRFSRDDLVRICCVLTTGEYCLETVQQLEDKLKEKVTSAYVSKIDMSEEKDVFHRIISNCIQLLVQDLEAGCEASLQAMAKVQWQHINNVGDQSAFISSLCGNFKQTVPTIRDTLASSRKYFTQFCHRFVAAFIPKFINVLYRCKLTLSDGSNNVLGCEQLLLDTHSLKTALLELPSVGSSVNRKAPTSYTKVVVKDMTRAEMIIKVVMTPVQPPAHFTQQVLKLLPDITIAEYQKILDMKAVKRVDQLQLIDLFKHTASAAAVSGLIEATVGDEDTQGTEPAAPTAGTTDDAEPSTGATDSSTTTATTASSSTPKRAFIFSVGSFTGSADKNADGSSQTGIRKLESLLKKRFP